A region from the bacterium genome encodes:
- a CDS encoding glycoside hydrolase, with translation MPVRRIVISNTDGVYECFPCLTLTRAGTLITVYRESDSHTAAAFSHLVLRRSTDQGETWSERQVLAESVQRDGVLHKWNCPRIGQLDDGRLWVLCDGYDVPPGEARTVDSRVHFWWSDDDGLTWSGPEATSIFGIVPDKLVVTNRGTWLVAAHIHETRHGFIVQFVFRSEDQGRTWEPIVVCDQEGLNPCEAGIVQLPDDGTLVCYMRENSGRGWPGPKCLSHDDGRTWQGPYLTDIIGCHRPVVGLLPSGNIMVTHRHTCRGRIGSARNFFAYRESPDSARCTDPSQGGGIILPLDHDRWEAPDQGYSGWAALPDGRLVVVNYIRDDGPMAQIRGYFLSEQDF, from the coding sequence ATGCCCGTGCGCAGGATCGTCATCTCGAACACCGACGGCGTGTATGAGTGCTTCCCGTGCCTGACGCTGACGCGGGCGGGCACGCTGATCACCGTATACCGCGAGAGCGACTCGCACACCGCCGCGGCGTTCTCACACCTGGTGCTGCGGCGCAGCACCGACCAGGGCGAGACGTGGTCCGAGCGCCAGGTGCTCGCCGAGAGCGTGCAGCGCGACGGCGTCTTGCACAAGTGGAACTGCCCGCGTATCGGCCAGCTCGACGACGGCCGCCTGTGGGTGCTGTGCGATGGCTACGACGTCCCGCCCGGGGAGGCGCGCACGGTAGACTCGCGCGTTCACTTCTGGTGGAGTGACGACGACGGCCTGACGTGGTCCGGACCCGAGGCCACCAGCATCTTCGGCATCGTCCCGGACAAGTTGGTGGTGACCAACCGCGGCACCTGGCTGGTGGCCGCGCACATCCACGAGACCCGACACGGGTTCATTGTCCAGTTCGTCTTCCGGTCCGAGGACCAGGGCCGGACGTGGGAGCCCATCGTGGTCTGCGATCAGGAAGGGCTGAACCCGTGCGAGGCCGGCATCGTCCAACTACCGGATGACGGCACGCTGGTCTGCTACATGCGGGAGAACTCCGGGCGCGGCTGGCCGGGACCCAAGTGCCTCTCCCATGACGACGGCCGGACCTGGCAGGGGCCGTACCTGACCGACATCATCGGCTGCCACCGGCCGGTGGTGGGCCTGCTGCCCAGCGGCAACATCATGGTCACCCACCGGCACACGTGCCGGGGCCGCATCGGCAGCGCCCGGAACTTCTTCGCGTACCGGGAGAGTCCCGACAGCGCCCGGTGCACCGACCCCTCGCAAGGCGGCGGGATCATCCTGCCGCTGGACCACGACCGCTGGGAGGCGCCGGACCAGGGCTACTCAGGCTGGGCCGCCCTGCCCGACGGGCGCCTCGTGGTCGTCAACTACATCCGGGATGATGGCCCGATGGCCCAGATCCGCGGGTACTTCCTGAGCGAACAGGAT
- a CDS encoding phosphoglycerate dehydrogenase has protein sequence MTGKVLITAGAFRRLNNDGVACLESKGLTVQLPQGSGPMDEERLIAELEGCVAVVAGMEPYTERVFAARPELRVIARWGIGYDSVDVAAATRHGVMLVNTPGVVTEAVADMTLALMLGIARRLPYGDRSVRAGEWPTIFSGQVFGKVLGVVGLGQIGQAVIRRARGFSMRILGHDPYCEDGLCERLIIEEPTLEELLAESDFVTLHCTMCPDTRHLINRERLRLMKPTAYLINAGRGGLVDQAALAEALREGWIAGAAVDVLDPEPPDPNDPLLQLDNIVFMPHVSSFTYDTVAKVNERVCENLFEALSGQRPRFLVNAEMLT, from the coding sequence ATGACCGGTAAGGTGCTGATCACGGCGGGCGCGTTCCGCCGCCTGAACAACGACGGGGTCGCGTGCCTGGAGAGCAAGGGCCTGACGGTCCAGCTTCCCCAGGGCTCCGGCCCGATGGATGAGGAGCGGCTCATCGCGGAGTTGGAGGGCTGCGTGGCAGTCGTCGCCGGGATGGAGCCCTACACCGAGCGCGTCTTCGCGGCCCGGCCGGAGCTGCGGGTCATTGCCCGCTGGGGCATCGGCTATGACAGCGTGGATGTCGCGGCCGCCACGCGCCACGGCGTCATGCTCGTGAACACCCCCGGCGTCGTGACCGAGGCCGTGGCCGACATGACCTTGGCCCTGATGCTCGGCATCGCCCGGCGGCTGCCGTACGGCGACCGGTCGGTGCGCGCAGGCGAATGGCCGACGATCTTCAGCGGGCAGGTCTTCGGCAAGGTCCTCGGCGTCGTGGGCCTCGGGCAGATCGGGCAGGCGGTCATCCGCCGCGCCCGGGGCTTCTCGATGCGCATCCTGGGCCACGATCCGTACTGCGAGGACGGGCTGTGCGAGCGCCTCATCATCGAGGAGCCGACGCTGGAGGAGCTGCTCGCCGAGAGCGACTTCGTGACCCTGCACTGCACGATGTGCCCAGACACGCGGCATCTGATCAATCGCGAGCGCCTGCGCCTGATGAAGCCCACGGCCTACCTCATCAACGCCGGGCGGGGCGGGCTCGTGGATCAGGCGGCGCTGGCCGAGGCGCTGCGCGAGGGCTGGATCGCGGGAGCGGCGGTGGATGTGCTCGACCCCGAGCCGCCCGATCCGAACGATCCGCTGCTGCAACTGGACAACATCGTCTTCATGCCGCACGTCTCGTCCTTCACCTACGACACCGTCGCCAAGGTGAACGAGCGTGTGTGCGAGAACCTGTTTGAGGCGCTGTCCGGTCAGCGGCCCCGGTTCCTGGTCAATGCCGAGATGCTGACCTGA
- a CDS encoding SEC-C domain-containing protein — protein sequence MPLLDEEAVRQVVSELAATHLETRPADPIGFLQELSKVYGTAPIALAHGRMNDLSRGSAGFQPTGQQDAGASTADATDLARQLRDLVREEPDEDESPIGLKDFRRMERYWLLTSVDKAWMAHLLNMDELREGIHLRGHAQRDPLIEYQREASELFDHLMAIIAQRTTQKAFSGTEAAEMDGFMLRGLQTQTAELPDAGPVRTVTRGEQKIPRNAPCPCGSGKKYKVCCMKD from the coding sequence ATGCCGCTGCTGGACGAGGAGGCGGTGCGGCAGGTCGTGTCGGAACTGGCGGCGACGCACCTGGAGACCCGCCCCGCTGACCCCATCGGCTTCCTGCAGGAGCTGAGCAAGGTCTACGGCACCGCTCCCATAGCCCTGGCGCACGGGCGGATGAACGACCTGAGCCGTGGGAGCGCCGGCTTCCAGCCGACAGGCCAGCAGGATGCTGGCGCTTCTACGGCCGATGCGACCGACCTCGCCCGGCAGCTGCGCGACCTCGTCCGCGAGGAGCCCGACGAGGACGAGAGCCCCATCGGCCTCAAGGACTTCCGGCGCATGGAGCGCTACTGGCTGCTCACCTCGGTGGACAAGGCCTGGATGGCGCACCTGCTGAACATGGACGAGTTGCGCGAGGGTATCCACCTGCGCGGCCACGCCCAGCGCGACCCGCTGATCGAGTACCAGCGAGAGGCCTCGGAGCTGTTCGACCACCTGATGGCGATCATCGCCCAGCGGACGACCCAGAAGGCCTTCAGCGGCACCGAGGCGGCGGAGATGGACGGATTCATGCTGCGCGGCCTGCAGACCCAGACGGCCGAACTGCCCGACGCCGGCCCGGTGCGGACGGTCACCCGCGGCGAGCAGAAGATCCCGCGCAACGCCCCCTGCCCCTGCGGCAGCGGCAAGAAGTACAAGGTGTGCTGCATGAAGGACTAG
- the prfB gene encoding peptide chain release factor 2 (programmed frameshift), whose product MALTELHDQITSMLGTLKEMGDRLDLAGKRQELTELEQVTQKEGFWDSPDEAQKHMQKISRLQDFLAPWEGIIGQLGDLGELAELGVAEGDESLTGEIEADVEKLQRQVNDLEFQAILGGRYDSSNAILSINAGAGGTEACDWADMLLRMYQMWAEGRRYGFELLSFVEGEAAGFSSVTARVVGNMAYGYLKAEQGVHRLVRLSPFDQAKRRHTSFASVDVIPEIGEDVEVDIPAEDLRVDTYRAGSAGGQHVNKTDSAVRITHLPTGIVVSCQNERSQHANRRTAMGVLRAKLFELERQKRRQQLAALRGEQSKIDFGSQIRSYVMQPYTMVKDHRTNHETANVQAVLDGDLDDFIRAYLQMRVGESGDSDDEA is encoded by the exons ATGGCACTCACGGAACTGCACGACCAGATCACCTCCATGCTCGGTACCCTCAAGGAAATGGGGGATCGTCTT GACCTGGCCGGAAAACGGCAGGAACTAACTGAGCTGGAACAAGTCACACAGAAGGAGGGCTTCTGGGATAGCCCGGACGAGGCCCAGAAGCACATGCAGAAGATCTCGCGGCTCCAGGACTTCCTGGCGCCCTGGGAGGGCATCATCGGTCAGCTTGGGGACCTCGGCGAGTTGGCCGAACTCGGGGTCGCCGAGGGCGATGAGAGCCTCACGGGCGAGATCGAGGCCGATGTCGAGAAGCTGCAGCGCCAGGTGAATGACCTGGAGTTCCAGGCCATCCTGGGCGGCCGGTACGACAGCAGCAACGCGATCCTTTCCATCAACGCCGGGGCCGGTGGCACCGAGGCGTGTGACTGGGCCGACATGCTGCTGCGCATGTACCAGATGTGGGCCGAGGGCCGGCGCTATGGCTTCGAGTTGCTCTCGTTCGTGGAGGGCGAGGCGGCCGGCTTCAGCAGCGTCACCGCCCGCGTCGTCGGCAACATGGCCTACGGCTACCTGAAGGCCGAGCAGGGCGTGCACCGGCTGGTGCGGCTGTCGCCTTTCGACCAGGCCAAGCGCCGCCACACCAGCTTCGCCTCGGTGGATGTCATCCCCGAGATCGGCGAAGATGTCGAGGTGGACATCCCCGCCGAGGACCTGCGGGTGGACACCTACCGGGCGGGCAGCGCCGGCGGCCAGCATGTCAACAAGACCGACTCGGCAGTGAGAATCACGCACTTGCCGACCGGCATTGTGGTATCATGCCAGAATGAGCGGTCTCAGCACGCCAACCGCCGCACGGCGATGGGGGTGCTGCGGGCCAAGCTGTTCGAACTGGAGCGCCAGAAGCGCCGCCAGCAGTTGGCGGCTCTGCGCGGCGAGCAGTCCAAGATAGATTTCGGCAGTCAGATTCGCTCTTACGTGATGCAGCCGTACACGATGGTCAAGGACCATCGCACCAACCATGAGACCGCCAATGTGCAGGCGGTGCTGGACGGAGACCTGGACGATTTCATCCGGGCCTACCTACAGATGCGGGTAGGAGAGAGCGGTGACTCAGATGACGAAGCTTAG
- a CDS encoding 5'-nucleotidase C-terminal domain-containing protein, producing the protein MTKLRALGAAVILLVAAGLVAVYVLPRPALAEGQNSTALSAASCDCQETSFGDLAADAVQAAGGADIAFVGAISFRPGTLAPGPLTKERVATLLANPDEVWAVSRLTGAQVRAALEHSVRTAPLPNNAFLQVAGLTFQYSTSAPQHQRVRSVQVGGAALSDAANYTVAMPLSLAKGGSGYFKIFTKDAITRQGDTSLADAIAGFASQQGNVSYTGTGRISTAP; encoded by the coding sequence ATGACGAAGCTTAGGGCACTGGGGGCCGCAGTGATCCTGTTGGTGGCAGCGGGGCTGGTGGCGGTGTATGTCCTGCCCCGACCGGCGCTGGCCGAGGGGCAGAACTCCACGGCGCTGTCCGCGGCCTCCTGCGATTGCCAGGAGACCAGCTTCGGCGACTTGGCCGCGGATGCGGTGCAGGCCGCCGGCGGGGCGGATATCGCCTTCGTCGGTGCGATCAGCTTCCGCCCCGGAACGCTCGCGCCGGGTCCGCTGACCAAGGAGCGGGTGGCCACACTGCTGGCCAACCCCGATGAGGTCTGGGCGGTCTCGCGTCTCACCGGCGCCCAGGTGCGGGCCGCGCTGGAGCACTCGGTTCGCACGGCGCCGCTGCCCAACAACGCCTTCCTGCAAGTCGCCGGGCTGACCTTCCAGTACAGCACCAGCGCGCCGCAGCACCAGCGCGTGCGGAGCGTGCAGGTCGGTGGGGCCGCGTTGTCCGATGCGGCCAACTACACCGTCGCCATGCCCCTGTCGCTGGCCAAGGGCGGTTCGGGCTACTTCAAGATCTTCACCAAGGACGCCATCACGCGGCAGGGCGACACCAGCCTCGCCGACGCCATCGCCGGCTTCGCCAGCCAGCAGGGCAACGTGTCGTACACAGGCACCGGCCGGATCAGCACGGCGCCCTGA
- a CDS encoding HAD family phosphatase, which translates to MAYALIFDVDGVVADTEALNARASVLMFRELYGVTVQPEDFRPFVGTGDERYVEGVAEQYGVTIDTQAAVDRRAECFFRLLQDEPLPAAPGVLELVAAARQDPDARLAIATSGQKAKQFPVIEGTGLQLAWFDAVITGDDVDRKKPDPQIYLRTAERLGLDPAACVVFEDAPAGVMAAKRAGMACIAVTTSVTRGELTGADLVVDSLAEIALGEVRRLVGA; encoded by the coding sequence ATGGCCTACGCCCTCATCTTCGACGTAGACGGCGTCGTCGCCGACACGGAGGCTCTCAACGCCCGCGCCAGCGTGCTCATGTTCCGGGAGCTGTACGGCGTGACGGTGCAGCCCGAGGACTTCCGGCCCTTCGTCGGGACCGGAGATGAGCGATATGTAGAGGGGGTGGCGGAGCAGTACGGCGTGACCATTGACACCCAGGCGGCCGTGGACCGCCGGGCGGAGTGCTTCTTCCGGCTGCTGCAGGATGAGCCGCTGCCGGCGGCGCCGGGGGTGCTGGAGTTGGTAGCCGCCGCCCGGCAGGACCCCGACGCACGGCTCGCCATCGCCACCTCGGGGCAGAAGGCCAAGCAGTTCCCCGTCATTGAGGGCACGGGCCTGCAGCTCGCGTGGTTCGATGCCGTCATCACCGGCGACGACGTGGACCGCAAGAAGCCTGACCCGCAGATCTACCTGCGGACGGCGGAGCGGCTGGGCCTCGACCCGGCGGCCTGTGTCGTCTTCGAGGATGCCCCGGCGGGGGTGATGGCCGCCAAGCGCGCCGGCATGGCCTGCATCGCTGTCACGACCAGCGTGACGCGGGGGGAACTGACGGGGGCGGACCTGGTGGTGGACTCGCTGGCGGAGATCGCTCTGGGGGAAGTCCGGCGGCTGGTGGGCGCGTAG
- a CDS encoding ubiquitin-conjugating enzyme E2, with product MNARLRRIYSDYQSIRDEFAGHPFITVTPVQGDPPEEYVIEYRVRGLELDPATNRPKPRDRHRARIYLHRDYPREKPKCVLETPIFHPNFGSYICIGDFWAAGETLADIIIKIGQMIMYQDYNPKSPLNAVAAQWATQNARFLPVDNRDLYQPEIDLDIELHDFGAEPEDDLDIQLG from the coding sequence ATGAATGCACGCCTGCGCCGCATCTACAGCGATTACCAGTCCATCCGCGATGAGTTTGCGGGCCATCCCTTCATCACCGTCACGCCGGTGCAGGGCGATCCGCCGGAGGAGTACGTGATCGAGTACCGGGTGCGGGGGCTGGAGCTGGACCCGGCCACGAACCGCCCCAAGCCGCGCGACCGCCACCGCGCGCGCATCTACCTGCACCGCGACTACCCGCGCGAGAAGCCCAAGTGCGTGCTGGAGACGCCGATCTTCCATCCGAACTTCGGCAGCTACATCTGCATCGGCGACTTCTGGGCCGCCGGGGAGACTCTGGCTGACATCATCATCAAGATCGGCCAGATGATCATGTACCAGGACTACAACCCCAAGAGCCCGCTGAACGCCGTGGCCGCGCAGTGGGCGACGCAGAACGCCCGCTTCCTGCCGGTGGACAACCGCGACCTGTACCAGCCGGAGATTGACCTGGACATCGAACTGCACGACTTCGGGGCCGAGCCCGAAGATGATCTGGACATTCAGTTGGGGTAG
- a CDS encoding discoidin domain-containing protein, with the protein MKTQQLLAAFGLLIVVALPAQAQQLIASGGLKLGLGPDGAVTSLSVGDKPWPLTQGALSGLLLRDAAADGQFVAAGGAVATAEGGLRQAGTNAALKLDFAATYRARPGAVEVQGFVHDLSGQDRAITVRFALPVQAAGGVWWQDLLNQEPIAGGSYANLHHTGVGATGNTSAFPWGAISAAPGELCLGVPMDRFVVHRLAYDGAAQCFTLDFDFGLSPLTKAFPSRADFSLVIYTPDARTVAGARQGFRAATAAYYALFPEAFARRSEKEGLWMPFTDIARVQDPEDFNFAFQEGASNIPWDEAHGIYSFRYISPHWAMLWMPERQEKPTPEFVQQKLAEDLKSDNPATRKAAQIIMNCAGRNAQGGLQYTVGQAHWAPHKTGYLGWYAMCPANADPDLGQLGKGPTTGTETMASVDRDLATYNKPGSFLDGFYFDGVDERPLDNYAAEQFAFASAPLTFSPDTKRPILCGAFSSYKFLQRVADKMHASGRLVMANGIPSQFPFSLQYLDLGGSEQEPSIESPPVRLSYLTYARALMYHKPLVLLYKPRLEERFDRDLTPYLVDYMHACLPYAAEPSLFMIFSNTDPSFYYNFWERPDWYNKYRSLFIAYAPLVKRLALAGWEPVTGAAASDPSIVVERFGKLVPHLVAYNPAREGAPITFDLDVDPPTPPRPAEGGPRLEGMPLRPLTGAVNLVDGTAVPLTRREGGGARVRLTLAPRRAAVLAFASANQQLASFDLGEAARYGAIAQSRLRERLNPTVAINFETDPGDTGTPTGFAPYREGEVVFASDTKTVHSAPRATRVTMAGKARAVQSVNLPVKGGRKVHFSLWGKAELPTPGSLSFYIRWKDAAGKDTPAVNSPSISATGDWQQIELDATAPDNAASVMFALVGTHQGEGTGTLWFDDPSIVTVGDDGKQTTLLPVAPVAPSAADEKLTTALQQRADQLRQLAASAPRTADATLCGQVLNQAGQLDQQVAGVRRDTPDYGGIASALEASAGRLRRAGGILAGWQMTLTGGGQVALGEQAAFQVTVQAGPVALQEVQVSLAAGGLGPGAFSLAPRQTRTLQFVVSPQGGVGSGERVGAIARARVAGGQTLSLERDASYTVVSPCESSLTDEGQDETGRVRRLLLVARNTRRERPLAVRVAVTAPPGFSSSVTTETVEMKAGAELKLPIVLTAGADLQTGWRETTVKVSWEGGEQDHQYAQLYMPAAANLLKNAGFEETQGATAANWRAYGKGGYVLDPQVKHGGQQAIRATGADAGAVQAIVLNQTVARPLVLRGWSKHEKPGGGAEQVMTIGQTEQAPTPSAARSSDYALYVDLHYVGGGALYGQVATFDRNAAGWQFAEKVIHVSKPVKDATLYLLHRNQPGTAWFDDVFLAEADPDLALLPGVQVTADSSYSGYTTAPLTDGVTDTEGVAWDKAAWASADSKGEHWVELTFPQEVTLKTVLIYWAIDLANTWTSRSYAVQAFVDGAWRDVATVAGQGGRDMSVHSFPPVETSRLRLLQAPGGGNAARPNILWLREIEVL; encoded by the coding sequence ATGAAGACGCAACAGCTCCTGGCAGCTTTCGGGCTGCTGATAGTGGTAGCCCTGCCTGCCCAGGCGCAGCAGCTCATCGCCTCGGGAGGGCTGAAGTTGGGCCTCGGGCCCGACGGTGCCGTGACCAGTCTCTCTGTGGGCGACAAGCCCTGGCCACTGACGCAGGGGGCGCTGTCCGGCTTGCTCCTGCGCGACGCGGCCGCTGACGGGCAGTTCGTGGCGGCCGGTGGCGCGGTCGCGACCGCCGAGGGTGGGCTGCGCCAGGCCGGCACGAACGCCGCGCTCAAGCTGGACTTCGCGGCCACCTACCGCGCCCGCCCCGGCGCCGTGGAAGTGCAGGGCTTCGTACACGACCTGTCGGGCCAGGACCGCGCGATCACCGTGCGCTTCGCCCTGCCGGTCCAGGCGGCCGGCGGCGTGTGGTGGCAGGACCTCCTCAACCAGGAGCCCATTGCCGGTGGGAGCTATGCCAACCTGCACCACACCGGCGTCGGGGCCACCGGGAACACCTCGGCCTTCCCCTGGGGCGCGATCTCGGCCGCGCCGGGGGAACTGTGCCTCGGCGTGCCGATGGACCGCTTCGTCGTGCACCGCCTCGCCTACGACGGGGCTGCGCAGTGCTTCACGCTGGACTTCGACTTCGGCCTTAGCCCGCTGACGAAGGCCTTCCCCTCGCGGGCTGACTTCTCGCTTGTCATCTACACCCCCGACGCGCGCACCGTCGCCGGCGCGCGGCAGGGCTTCCGCGCGGCTACGGCCGCCTACTACGCCCTCTTCCCCGAGGCTTTCGCGCGCCGGAGCGAGAAGGAAGGCCTCTGGATGCCCTTCACCGACATCGCCAGGGTGCAGGACCCCGAGGACTTCAACTTCGCCTTCCAGGAGGGCGCCTCGAACATCCCGTGGGACGAGGCCCACGGGATCTACAGCTTCCGCTACATCTCCCCGCACTGGGCCATGCTGTGGATGCCCGAGCGGCAGGAGAAGCCGACGCCGGAGTTCGTGCAGCAGAAGCTGGCCGAGGACCTCAAGTCCGACAACCCCGCCACGCGCAAGGCCGCCCAGATCATCATGAACTGCGCCGGGCGCAACGCCCAGGGCGGGCTGCAATACACCGTCGGTCAGGCCCACTGGGCGCCGCACAAGACCGGCTACCTGGGCTGGTATGCCATGTGTCCGGCCAACGCCGACCCGGACCTGGGGCAACTGGGTAAGGGCCCGACGACCGGCACCGAGACCATGGCGTCGGTGGACCGCGACCTCGCTACCTACAACAAGCCGGGCTCGTTCCTGGATGGGTTCTACTTTGACGGGGTGGATGAGCGGCCGCTGGACAACTACGCCGCCGAGCAGTTCGCGTTTGCCTCAGCACCCCTGACCTTCAGCCCCGACACGAAGCGCCCGATCCTGTGCGGGGCCTTCAGCTCGTACAAGTTTCTGCAGCGGGTCGCGGACAAGATGCATGCCTCCGGGCGGCTCGTGATGGCCAACGGCATCCCCTCGCAGTTCCCCTTCTCGCTGCAGTACCTCGACCTGGGCGGCTCCGAGCAAGAGCCCTCCATCGAGAGCCCGCCGGTCCGTCTGAGCTACCTGACCTACGCGCGGGCCCTGATGTACCACAAGCCCCTGGTGCTGCTGTACAAGCCGCGCCTGGAGGAGCGCTTCGACCGCGACCTGACGCCGTATCTCGTGGACTACATGCACGCCTGCCTGCCGTACGCGGCCGAGCCCAGCCTGTTCATGATCTTCAGCAACACGGACCCCAGCTTCTACTACAACTTCTGGGAGCGGCCCGACTGGTACAATAAGTATCGTTCGCTCTTCATCGCATACGCCCCGCTGGTCAAGCGGCTGGCGCTGGCCGGCTGGGAGCCGGTCACGGGCGCCGCCGCCAGCGACCCGAGCATCGTCGTCGAGCGCTTCGGCAAGTTGGTTCCGCACCTGGTCGCCTACAACCCCGCCCGCGAGGGCGCCCCGATCACCTTCGACCTCGATGTGGACCCGCCGACCCCGCCGCGGCCTGCGGAGGGCGGCCCGCGTCTGGAGGGCATGCCGCTGCGGCCCCTCACCGGCGCAGTCAACCTCGTGGACGGAACAGCGGTGCCCCTCACCCGGCGCGAAGGGGGCGGCGCGCGCGTACGCCTGACCCTGGCGCCGCGACGGGCGGCCGTGCTGGCCTTCGCGTCGGCGAACCAGCAACTGGCCTCCTTCGACCTGGGCGAAGCCGCGCGCTATGGCGCCATCGCGCAGTCGCGCCTGCGGGAGCGCCTGAACCCCACGGTGGCGATCAACTTCGAGACCGATCCCGGCGACACCGGCACCCCGACGGGCTTCGCTCCGTACCGCGAGGGGGAGGTCGTCTTCGCCTCCGACACCAAGACGGTGCATTCGGCCCCCCGCGCCACGCGGGTGACGATGGCCGGCAAGGCCCGCGCGGTGCAGTCGGTCAACCTGCCCGTCAAGGGCGGGCGCAAGGTCCATTTCTCGCTCTGGGGCAAGGCCGAACTTCCGACACCGGGGTCGCTGAGCTTCTACATCCGCTGGAAGGACGCCGCCGGCAAGGACACCCCGGCCGTGAATAGCCCCTCGATCAGCGCCACGGGCGACTGGCAGCAGATCGAGCTGGACGCGACCGCCCCGGACAATGCGGCCTCGGTCATGTTCGCCCTCGTCGGCACCCACCAGGGCGAGGGCACAGGCACGCTCTGGTTCGATGACCCGAGCATCGTCACCGTGGGCGACGATGGGAAGCAGACGACGCTGCTGCCGGTGGCGCCCGTCGCGCCGTCGGCGGCCGATGAGAAGCTGACGACGGCGCTGCAGCAACGGGCCGACCAGTTGCGGCAGCTTGCGGCCTCGGCGCCCCGGACCGCCGACGCGACGCTGTGCGGGCAGGTGCTGAATCAGGCCGGACAACTGGATCAGCAGGTCGCCGGTGTGCGCCGCGACACGCCCGACTACGGGGGCATTGCCTCGGCCCTGGAGGCGAGCGCGGGTCGTCTGCGGCGGGCGGGCGGGATCCTCGCCGGCTGGCAGATGACCCTCACCGGCGGCGGCCAGGTCGCGCTGGGCGAGCAGGCGGCGTTCCAGGTGACGGTCCAGGCCGGGCCCGTGGCGCTGCAGGAGGTCCAGGTCAGCCTGGCCGCTGGCGGCCTCGGCCCGGGAGCATTCAGCCTGGCGCCGCGCCAGACGCGGACGCTGCAGTTCGTCGTCAGCCCCCAGGGGGGCGTGGGCAGCGGGGAGCGCGTCGGCGCAATCGCCCGCGCCCGGGTCGCCGGGGGCCAGACGCTCAGCCTTGAGCGCGACGCCTCCTACACCGTGGTCTCGCCCTGCGAAAGCTCACTGACGGACGAGGGGCAGGATGAGACGGGACGGGTGCGTCGGCTGCTGCTCGTGGCCCGCAACACACGGCGTGAGCGGCCGCTGGCAGTGCGCGTGGCCGTGACCGCCCCGCCGGGCTTCAGCTCCTCGGTCACTACCGAGACGGTCGAGATGAAGGCGGGAGCGGAGCTGAAGCTGCCGATCGTCCTGACCGCCGGCGCCGACCTGCAGACCGGCTGGCGCGAGACGACCGTCAAGGTGTCCTGGGAAGGCGGCGAGCAGGACCACCAGTATGCCCAACTCTATATGCCTGCGGCCGCGAACCTGCTCAAGAACGCGGGCTTTGAGGAAACGCAGGGCGCGACGGCTGCCAACTGGCGCGCCTACGGCAAGGGCGGCTACGTGCTGGACCCGCAGGTGAAGCATGGGGGGCAGCAGGCCATCCGGGCCACCGGCGCCGACGCCGGTGCGGTGCAGGCGATCGTGCTCAACCAGACCGTCGCGCGGCCGCTGGTGCTGCGCGGCTGGAGCAAGCATGAGAAGCCAGGGGGCGGCGCCGAGCAGGTGATGACCATCGGCCAGACGGAGCAGGCGCCGACCCCGAGCGCCGCCCGCTCGTCCGACTACGCGCTCTACGTGGACCTGCACTATGTGGGCGGGGGCGCTCTATATGGGCAAGTCGCGACCTTCGACCGCAACGCTGCGGGGTGGCAGTTCGCCGAGAAGGTCATCCATGTGAGCAAGCCCGTCAAGGACGCGACGCTCTACCTGCTGCACCGCAACCAGCCGGGCACGGCCTGGTTCGACGATGTCTTCCTGGCCGAAGCCGACCCCGACCTGGCGCTGCTGCCGGGGGTCCAGGTGACCGCGGACAGCAGTTACAGCGGCTACACGACGGCGCCCCTCACCGATGGCGTGACCGACACCGAGGGCGTGGCGTGGGACAAGGCCGCCTGGGCCTCCGCGGACAGCAAGGGGGAGCACTGGGTGGAGTTGACCTTCCCGCAGGAAGTCACCCTCAAGACGGTGCTCATCTACTGGGCGATTGATCTGGCGAACACCTGGACCTCGCGCAGCTACGCGGTGCAGGCCTTCGTGGACGGGGCATGGCGCGACGTGGCGACCGTGGCCGGTCAGGGCGGCCGCGACATGTCCGTGCACAGCTTCCCGCCGGTGGAGACGAGTCGTCTGCGCCTGCTGCAGGCCCCCGGCGGCGGCAACGCGGCCCGTCCGAACATCCTGTGGCTGCGGGAGATCGAGGTTCTGTAG